Below is a window of Rhipicephalus sanguineus isolate Rsan-2018 unplaced genomic scaffold, BIME_Rsan_1.4 Seq138, whole genome shotgun sequence DNA.
ATTTCAGCAGCGCTGTTTCGAAAATACGAAATGAAGTGGCCGCCGTTGCGAAAAACGCAGCTGAAACTGTCCTGCCTATTGGGTGAACTTCCAGTGCTTGGGCAACTGAGCATGACGGCCAGATGCGATGGGAAGGATATGCAAGGCACGGTCGTAGTGGTCGACAGCTTGGGACCGTCGTTATGTGGCAGAGACACAATCAAGGCTTTCAATGAAATCGGAGTGCCCATGCTGACAAACGTCGTCGCGAGCGTGCAACCGATCAAGTTCAACGGACCCAGCACGGGACTCGACGCCCTACTCAGCGAATATGCTGACGTCTTTGCTCGAGGTCTCGGATTGTGCAAGGGACCTCCGGTGacattccagttgaaagaaaACGTGGTTCCGCGGTTTTTCAAGGCCCGGACTGTACCTTACGCCTTGAGGGACAAGATGTCTGATGCGCTGGATCAGCTAGTAGCCCAAGACGTCCTTACGCCTGTGAAAACCGCCGAGTGGGCCACACCAGTCGTACCCGTTCTAAAGAAGGATGGGTCGCTCAGAATTTGCGGAGATTTTCGGATGACGGTCAATGCGGCCACTGCGACGGAGCAGTACCCGTTACCACGAGTGGAGGACATTTTTGCGAAACTGAATGGCGGGGAAGTTTTCACGACGTTGGACCTGCGCCAGGCCTACAACCAGCTGCCATTGGATGAGCACGCTCAGAAGATAGCAGTCTTGAACACTCAAAAAGGTCTTTTTT
It encodes the following:
- the LOC119376548 gene encoding uncharacterized protein K02A2.6-like — its product is MTARCDGKDMQGTVVVVDSLGPSLCGRDTIKAFNEIGVPMLTNVVASVQPIKFNGPSTGLDALLSEYADVFARGLGLCKGPPVTFQLKENVVPRFFKARTVPYALRDKMSDALDQLVAQDVLTPVKTAEWATPVVPVLKKDGSLRICGDFRMTVNAATATEQYPLPRVEDIFAKLNGGEVFTTLDLRQAYNQLPLDEHAQKIAVLNTQKGLFCFKRLPFGVSSAPAVFQRRMDALLSDIPGVQVYLDDIIVAEKRSDMSRLRKVLQRLREYGLRLHKEKCKFRQGEVTFLGHRIDAKGLRPKDENIKAVREAPEPTSVSELKAFLGLVNYYGKFLPSLATVLAPLYALLAKGAKWQWKQEHKESFRKVKEAMEDSQFLAHFDPDKPLRLECDASP